TCTCCATATCCAGTAGTAGGATTAGGATATACTTCTCCAGGCCGCTTTCTAGCACCTCTAATAATATAGTTTTCTATTTTAAGAGCATATAAAGTAGTATCTCTTCCATATACTATTCCCCATTGCATCATAAGAACTATTGCAGAAGCTAAAACTGCTCCAGCTATAGATGCTCCTGTAAATGTAGTAACAACTCCATCTCTTCCTATAACAGGAACTGCTACTCCACCTGCTACTACTGATGGAACAATTCTTCCATCTCTAGTATAGCCTCTAGATGATTTTGCTACTAAAGTATTTGCCGTCTGATTATAATAACCAACATTAATAATATACCTAGCAGAAGACGGTATTGTAAAAGTTATAAGATTATTTGATTGTAAAAACTTTGTTTCCGGATCTAATAACTCTCTTTGTGGTAACCACACATTATAATTTCCATTTACAATACTGTCACCTATAAGTATAAATTTCCATATACCTTGAACTACATTTACTAATCTTACCTCTATCATTTCATCACCAGACAATTCTTGAGGCATATAATACTTTATTTCTACTTTTGTTCCCTCTAACACAAAATTCACTTCCTCTATCTGCATAAGTTTAGCTTCTATTTTTTCTACAACTTCACCAGAAGGAGATACCATAGATAAAGAAACTTTATCTGGCTTAGACATCCATATTTGAAATTCTACACTTCCTTCATTAGGACCAACTCTTAATTCAATTTCTGCCGTATCCCCTGTCTTTTCAATCACTCCAGATGCATGGACTTCAGTATCCCCTTGATTTCCCATTCCCTTTACAATAGCAATTCCTCTAAACTTACCTATGTTTTCTATATATCTCTCCATTGTTGTTGTTCCATCATGACCTCCTCTATTTGTTCCTAAGCCTATAAATATTACAAAAGGCTTTTTTAAACTTCTACTGATATCTACCAAATACTTCAATGCCATTATTATATTTCCATCTTCATACATAGGCACATTAATTCTTGAAACACCATAATAATCTTTTATAGCTTGTCTTGCCTCCTTAAGCTTTACAATAACAAACTCGCAATTTGGTGCTCCTCCTTCTATTTTTACACCTCTACCTCCAATTATAGAAGCCATACTCGTTCCATGTCCTATTTCATCTCTTGATGGAACTATACTATATGGATCTCCTCCATTTTTACTAAGATCAATAGCTCTATTTATTTCCTCTCTAGTATACTCTGCTCCTATAGGAAATCCACTTGGTATATTTCCACTTAATATAGTTTGATCCCATATTGATATTATCCTACTAGTACCATCTTCTTTTATAAAATCCTCTTCCATATATTCTATACCAGTATCAATAATCCCAACTACGACTCCGTTTCCTGTTAAATTTAAATATATATCATTATGAAATTGTATTATATTTGCCGATTCTAAAGGAGATACTGCCTCTAATGTGTATATAGATGGTTTATCAAAATAAACTATCCCTGCTTCATTTGGTTTAATATAGTTAGTCCATTCTTTAAACGGAACAGATACCAACGCTATATTTTCTGTGATTCTTACAGAACAAGTACTACCTGAAATCCCCAAAGGCGGTGCCTCTCCTTGATATTCAACAATAACGGTCCAATTTTTTTCATTATTAAAACTAGACTCACAACTACTAGCTTCATTTGTTTCCGACTCTTGTGATGATGGTGTTTCTCGTTTAGATATAACTATATCCATAGCTCCTGGTAATGATAATAATCCATATCCCCATGTATCATTGGGATAGACCACATCTGTTCTAGTTCTCCTTGCACCTTTAAGTAAAAAATATTTTAATCTATTACCATACATATATAGATCAAAACCTTTTACAATACCATACTGACATAATAAAGCTGCTGCACCAGATACATGTGGTGTTGCCATAGATGTACCTGTAAGTGAATCTATTCCTCCATTGGGTATAGGTCCTAATATTGATTGTCCTGGAGCTAATAAATCTGGTTTTTCAACAATACCTCCTCGTCCAGAAAAAGGTGAAACATTTCCTGTAGCCATATTATAACTACCGACAGTTATAACATTTTCTACTGTTCCAGGAATACCTACGGTGTTATAAGGATTAGGGTTTAAAAACTTTGTATCTTTACTTAAAGTTTCCAATATAGGAAGCCACATATTATATTCTCCTGGTTCCCCTGCTATAGTCATATATATACTATATATTCCAGAAGAAAGATTTTCTCCTTTACCTAATATAGCTATAGATATATCTCCCTCTATAGAAAATGGTAATGGCCCAGAGACACTTATATAATACTCATTATTTCCAATATCACCACTATAAAAGCCTTCTCTCATAGCTATGAGTCCTGAATTTACATTGCATGGACACCTTATTTCTAATGATATATTCCATAAAATTGGCTTATATAGTTGTAGTATTATGGCTCTCTCTCCTTCTGCTACATTAAAAGTTTCTTCTATCTCAGTGGTTCCTTGAAGGCTTCTTCCAACGTGGTGCGCCGCTTCTCCTTCATTTCCACCAGCTATGACAATAGTTACTTTTTCTATTCTTGAAAGTGTATCTATATATTGTTCTAGTAAAGAAGATCCATCATGAGCACCAGAATTTGTAGCAAAACTTATATTTATAACTATTGGCTTATTTAATTCTATACTTTTATCCAATAAAAACTTTAACCCTCTCATAAGTTGTGAACTCTTTCCAAATAAGGTTTTACCACTCCTAGTGAATTTCACCATAGCAATACTACTTTCATACGCTACTCCATAATATCTTTTATCTATTTTTCCACCTGCAGCTGCTATTCCTGCTACATGAGTTCCATGTCCTGCTTCATCTTGTGATGGTACTATGGAATATGGATCACTAGACTTTAGGGCTCTATTTATATCATCAGCATTAAAAACTTGTCCTTGTAAAGATAAATCATATATATAATCAATCCTTGTAGTACCATCTTCATTTATAAATGCCGGATGAGTATAATCTATTCCCGAGTCAATAAACCCTATTATTACTCCACTTCCACTTAATCCATATTGCTCCCATACTTGAGTAGCTCCAATTTCTCTATTAGATGCTTCTGCTGTCTCAAATAATGTCTTCGGTAATTCTATATAGTCAATTTCTTCTATAGCATAAAGTTCATCCAATTTAGAAAAGTCTATAGTAACTATACCAAAACCAAATCCTAAATCCTCTAATTGTCCTCCTATAGCTTCTACTTTCTCACTCACTACATCTACTTTTATACCATATAAAACAATAAATTCTATTTTCCCTGGTCCATATATTTCATTCTGTGAATATTGTAACAATTTATATCTTACTTCAGGTGGTACTCTATTAAGTAAATTAATTATCCCTTCAACATTCTCCATAATATCCTCATTAATATTGATTGATTTATTAATTAATATTCATTTTTATTTTTATTTAGAATAAATAAAAAGATATACAAAGTATTATCTTTGTATATCTTCTGGATATATCTCTTTATATTTATCTCTTATCTCTAAAAATTCATCTAAATTATCTAGGAACAAATCTACTAATACAGGATCAAAATGCTTTCCTCTTTCTTTTCTAAATAGCTCTAGGATATCTTCTAATGGCCATGCCTTTTTATAAACTCTTTCAGATCCTAAAGCATCAAATACATCTGCTATAGCTGTTATTCTTCCAGCTATATGTATTTCCTCTCCCTTTTTACCATAAGGATATCCCGTTCCATCATACTTCTCATGATGTTCTAATGCTATTATTGCCGCTGTTTTCATTAATATATCATTAGAATTTTTAAGCATTTCATATCCTATTTCTGCATGAGTTTTCATAACTTTAAATTCTTCAAAAGTTAATTTACCCGGTTTATTTAAAATAATATCTGGAATTGCTAGTTTTCCTAAATCATGCATAGGCGATGCTAACTCGATAATTTCTGCATCTCTCTTTGTAAGGCCATATTTCAATGTTAATAACTTAGAATATTCTGCAACTCTCTTTACATGATGTCCAGTTTCATTAGAGCGCGTTTCTGATATCTCCCCAAGAGTATATATAATTTCTTTTTGAGTTCTATCAATTTCATTATTTAAATAAATGTTATCATAAGCAACAGATACATTTCTACAGAATGTATTTCCTAAATATATATCTAAATCTGTTAATCCTTTTAGGTTTTCTACATATAATATAGTCTTTACCCCAAAGTCATTTTTAAAATATAGTACTAAAGTATCATTTTCATATTGACTACTTTCTGAAGATATTCCCTTATACACAATAGAAAATTGCTCTTCGTCTAAAGCTTTCTTTATACTCAAGCCAACAGTATCTTTTAATCTCCCAGCCGCTGCTAAAATAATATAATCTTCATCTAAACTACTAGCTACTATAGCTGAATTGCTATCAATAACTCCTCTATTATTAAAATCTAATATAGAAAATAATTGAACTAACATCATTGATGTAAATTCCTTTATTTCTCCAAATTCAAATACTTTACCAGAGCTCTCTATTATCTTTTCTAGTCCCATTTTACTATAACTTAATAAATATTTATCATAAAAATTATTTATTTCAGCTGCTATTGTTAAAATAATCTCATCATATGATATATTATTTATATTCTTAATTCCATTAATATTCATATCCTTAATTTCATCAAAAGTAAGATTTACTTCATCTGAAATTAACGTTAATATCCTCATTAAATTATTTTCTAGACTACCTCTTACAAAACTTATTAAATCTTTTCCCGCTTCAATATTATTTTGTAAACCTATTACTGATATTAATATATCTCTATTTTTAATAAGAATATACTTAGCTTCTTTATGAGATTTTGCTTCTATTACCTTTATTCTCTTACCTTGATACGTATAACTCTCTAAACTATTCTTTACTTTTTCAACATTCTTTTCATCTATATTTACTATCAATACCTTCCATATATTTTCTTCCGCAGTTAAAAGTATATTATTCTTTTTTTCTAGTTCTTTTATACGCACCCCATACTTATCCATAGCCTATTTTCCTCCCGAAGGTTTTTCCTCTTAATACAATATATTAATATATTTTTGAATTTAATATAATTATATCCTTTACTTCAATATATCGATGGATACTATTTTTTCTTTAGCAATGACAGATATTTTTTAACGTAGTATAATTATTTAGTAGTTATTAAATAGAGGTGAGATTATGAAAACAAATGATTTACCAATAGGATTCTTCGACTCAGGTGTTGGTGGAATATCAGTATTAAGAGAAGCGTGTAAAATTCTACCAAATGAAAACTACATATATTTTGGTGATTCAAAAAATGCACCTTATGGTACTCGAAGTGATAATGAAATAAAAGATTTAACTCTTAAAGCAATAGATTTTTTAGTTAATAAAAAAGTTAAAGCTCTAGTTGTAGCTTGTAATACAGCTACGTCTGTAGCAATAAATACTCTTAGAGATACATATAGAGATTTACCTATCGTAGGAATAGAGCCTGCTGTTAAACCTGCTGTAGAATTTACCAATTCTGGTTCTATAGTAATCATGGCTACTCCTATGACCCTTAAAATGCGCAAATTTAATGAACTTATAACCACTTATAGCGAAGGAAGAGAAATAATTCCTATGCCTTGTCCCGGATTAGTTGAATTTATAGAAAAAGGCATTTTTGAAGGTGAAGACTTACATAAATTTTTAATGAATAAATATAAAGATATTAACATAGATGATGTAGGTGCCGTTGTTTTAGGTTGTACTCACTATCCTTTTATAAAAAAGGAACTTAGTAAAATAATCGATGAAAATAAGATTTTTGATGGCTCTAAAGGTACTGCTAATCAATTAAAACATTTATTAGAAGATAGACATTTACTTAACAATAGTTCCACTACTGGCAATATAGAAATTATTAATTCCCTTAACGATAACTATCTAAATGAGCTATGCATAAACTTATTAAATTTAAATATAAAATAATGTAACAATTCTAATAGTCCATATATACTATAATGTAATAGCATAATTCTTTATAGGTGATGTACTATGGTAAAGTTAATTGTTAAAAATATAACTGGTGGTAACACATCGCAAGATGAAGCAACTTTATTAAAACAAATTATCTATGAAAATCTCGAAGAATATATAGAGTTAGACTTCTTAGGTATGGATAAAATCCCTTCCACATTCTTTTTCACATTATTTTCAGATCTTATTTACAATAAAGGTAGAAATTTTATTATAGATAAAATAAAAATAACAAACTTAAAAAATCCTGATGCTTATAATCGTATGATAAACGGTACTAATTTTTAACAAAAGCTTATAATGCTATCGCAATAACGAATATTTTTCGTAAGCGATAGCTCTTTTTATCATTGCACAGGGCAAAAAAAGATATGCTAGTGAATAGATAAGAGTGAACGATGAGCTGTGACTTCTCACTTATAATCTAAGAAATTCTGCAAGAATTTCATCTATACCTGTGCCTTGTGCCATCATACTTGTGCCCTGCCTAGCCTTTCTATGGTATAATAACTTTATTATATGTATAAAATATATAAATAACATTTCAAGGAGGTATTTGTAATGAATCCAATCGTTACTATGAAAATAAAAGATAGGGGAACTGTTAAAATAGAACTTTACAAAGATTTAGCTCCGAATACAGTTAAAAACTTTATCTCTTTAATAGATAAAAATTTTTATGATGGTTTAACTTTTCATAGAGTTATTAAAGGTTTTATGATTCAAGGTGGATGTCCAGAAGGTAATGGTATGGGAAACCCAGGATATTCAATAAAAGGTGAATTCTCTAAGAACGGATTTAAAAATGACTTAAAACATACAGAAGGTGTTCTTTCAATGGCAAGAGCTATGTCTCCTGACTCAGCTGGCTCACAATTTTTTATCATGACTGAAAGCGCTCCGCACCTTGATGGTTCATATGCTGCATTTGGTAAAGTAATTGAAGGTATAGAATTTGTTCATGATGTAGAAAATGTAAAAACTGATTATAACGATGCACCTCTTGTGCCAGAAGTTATTGAAAGTATGACAGTAGATATGAGTGGTGAATCAATAGAAGAACCTGAAATTATTGAATACTAGGAGTGATTTTATGAATTCTTCTAAAAATATACTAGTATACGGGGTAGAACCTAGTAAGATATTATTTCTTAATAGTTTTTTTAGTAAAAATCGCTTACCATCTTGTAATTGCATAGATGATTCTATGGAAAACATGATTATGTCCGATATACTAAAAGATGCTTCTAAGAATACTAAATGTTCTAGCTCTAAACAATCTATAATAATATTCAATAATCTTTCACAAGTAGAGATGTCCACAGCTATTGCCTTAATAAAAAAAGTATTAAAACCTAAGCCAATATTTGCATCAATAACACCAAATTCAATAACTTGGACATTTGCTCAATTGAAAGAAGAATTAATAAATGAAAAAAAATTTTTTGAAGGTAAATAACAATGAGTAGAATTGGGGAAAAAATTAAAA
Above is a genomic segment from Clostridium bornimense containing:
- a CDS encoding HD domain-containing phosphohydrolase; protein product: MDKYGVRIKELEKKNNILLTAEENIWKVLIVNIDEKNVEKVKNSLESYTYQGKRIKVIEAKSHKEAKYILIKNRDILISVIGLQNNIEAGKDLISFVRGSLENNLMRILTLISDEVNLTFDEIKDMNINGIKNINNISYDEIILTIAAEINNFYDKYLLSYSKMGLEKIIESSGKVFEFGEIKEFTSMMLVQLFSILDFNNRGVIDSNSAIVASSLDEDYIILAAAGRLKDTVGLSIKKALDEEQFSIVYKGISSESSQYENDTLVLYFKNDFGVKTILYVENLKGLTDLDIYLGNTFCRNVSVAYDNIYLNNEIDRTQKEIIYTLGEISETRSNETGHHVKRVAEYSKLLTLKYGLTKRDAEIIELASPMHDLGKLAIPDIILNKPGKLTFEEFKVMKTHAEIGYEMLKNSNDILMKTAAIIALEHHEKYDGTGYPYGKKGEEIHIAGRITAIADVFDALGSERVYKKAWPLEDILELFRKERGKHFDPVLVDLFLDNLDEFLEIRDKYKEIYPEDIQR
- a CDS encoding STAS-like domain-containing protein, with amino-acid sequence MVKLIVKNITGGNTSQDEATLLKQIIYENLEEYIELDFLGMDKIPSTFFFTLFSDLIYNKGRNFIIDKIKITNLKNPDAYNRMINGTNF
- a CDS encoding S8 family peptidase, giving the protein MENVEGIINLLNRVPPEVRYKLLQYSQNEIYGPGKIEFIVLYGIKVDVVSEKVEAIGGQLEDLGFGFGIVTIDFSKLDELYAIEEIDYIELPKTLFETAEASNREIGATQVWEQYGLSGSGVIIGFIDSGIDYTHPAFINEDGTTRIDYIYDLSLQGQVFNADDINRALKSSDPYSIVPSQDEAGHGTHVAGIAAAGGKIDKRYYGVAYESSIAMVKFTRSGKTLFGKSSQLMRGLKFLLDKSIELNKPIVINISFATNSGAHDGSSLLEQYIDTLSRIEKVTIVIAGGNEGEAAHHVGRSLQGTTEIEETFNVAEGERAIILQLYKPILWNISLEIRCPCNVNSGLIAMREGFYSGDIGNNEYYISVSGPLPFSIEGDISIAILGKGENLSSGIYSIYMTIAGEPGEYNMWLPILETLSKDTKFLNPNPYNTVGIPGTVENVITVGSYNMATGNVSPFSGRGGIVEKPDLLAPGQSILGPIPNGGIDSLTGTSMATPHVSGAAALLCQYGIVKGFDLYMYGNRLKYFLLKGARRTRTDVVYPNDTWGYGLLSLPGAMDIVISKRETPSSQESETNEASSCESSFNNEKNWTVIVEYQGEAPPLGISGSTCSVRITENIALVSVPFKEWTNYIKPNEAGIVYFDKPSIYTLEAVSPLESANIIQFHNDIYLNLTGNGVVVGIIDTGIEYMEEDFIKEDGTSRIISIWDQTILSGNIPSGFPIGAEYTREEINRAIDLSKNGGDPYSIVPSRDEIGHGTSMASIIGGRGVKIEGGAPNCEFVIVKLKEARQAIKDYYGVSRINVPMYEDGNIIMALKYLVDISRSLKKPFVIFIGLGTNRGGHDGTTTMERYIENIGKFRGIAIVKGMGNQGDTEVHASGVIEKTGDTAEIELRVGPNEGSVEFQIWMSKPDKVSLSMVSPSGEVVEKIEAKLMQIEEVNFVLEGTKVEIKYYMPQELSGDEMIEVRLVNVVQGIWKFILIGDSIVNGNYNVWLPQRELLDPETKFLQSNNLITFTIPSSARYIINVGYYNQTANTLVAKSSRGYTRDGRIVPSVVAGGVAVPVIGRDGVVTTFTGASIAGAVLASAIVLMMQWGIVYGRDTTLYALKIENYIIRGARKRPGEVYPNPTTGYGELDLKGVFNSMRGLLLEEERTQIFIRHPSEFENEIKNTFI
- the murI gene encoding glutamate racemase; translated protein: MKTNDLPIGFFDSGVGGISVLREACKILPNENYIYFGDSKNAPYGTRSDNEIKDLTLKAIDFLVNKKVKALVVACNTATSVAINTLRDTYRDLPIVGIEPAVKPAVEFTNSGSIVIMATPMTLKMRKFNELITTYSEGREIIPMPCPGLVEFIEKGIFEGEDLHKFLMNKYKDINIDDVGAVVLGCTHYPFIKKELSKIIDENKIFDGSKGTANQLKHLLEDRHLLNNSSTTGNIEIINSLNDNYLNELCINLLNLNIK
- a CDS encoding peptidylprolyl isomerase is translated as MNPIVTMKIKDRGTVKIELYKDLAPNTVKNFISLIDKNFYDGLTFHRVIKGFMIQGGCPEGNGMGNPGYSIKGEFSKNGFKNDLKHTEGVLSMARAMSPDSAGSQFFIMTESAPHLDGSYAAFGKVIEGIEFVHDVENVKTDYNDAPLVPEVIESMTVDMSGESIEEPEIIEY
- a CDS encoding DUF3783 domain-containing protein, whose translation is MNSSKNILVYGVEPSKILFLNSFFSKNRLPSCNCIDDSMENMIMSDILKDASKNTKCSSSKQSIIIFNNLSQVEMSTAIALIKKVLKPKPIFASITPNSITWTFAQLKEELINEKKFFEGK